A genomic window from Corynebacterium fournieri includes:
- a CDS encoding alanine/glycine:cation symporter family protein, which produces MEGFIDTVNGVIWSNWLVFLCLGAGAYFTLVTLFLQIRCLPDMIRQLKSGESSEQGISSFQSLMISLAGRVGVGNIAGVATAIAFGGPGAVFWMWLVALLGSATSFIECCLAQIYKETDRDTGEYRGGPAYYIEKAYKHTSAAPFMLVYAIIFAVCMLLATSYFLPGIQANGVAAAVDNAWGINIWVSATIMTVLLAFIIIGGVKRIANFASMVVPFMAGIYIIIAIVVLFANASQIPEVFGTIVRAAFDKEAAFSGMLGAAIMWGVKRGIYSNEAGQGTGPQSAAAAEVSHPAKQGFVQAFAVYIDTLFVCSATAFIIISTDMYKVFEGQSEDGALIYEGSLADGIPVGPGFVQEALNSFSAGLGPSFIALAIMFFAFTTVLAYYYMAETNFTYLNRWVKNEGARKAIIWVLRALILVAVFIGATTTPGTAWALGDIGVGATAWLNIVAILFLQVPALKCLWDYRRQKKAGIDPHFDPEALGIKNADFWVERKNRMIEAGTWPGVEGKVVTTTRNN; this is translated from the coding sequence GTGGAAGGTTTCATCGACACCGTCAACGGCGTCATTTGGTCCAATTGGCTTGTCTTTTTGTGTCTCGGCGCAGGCGCGTACTTCACCCTCGTCACCCTGTTCTTGCAGATCCGCTGCCTGCCCGACATGATCAGGCAACTGAAGTCAGGCGAAAGCTCTGAGCAGGGCATTTCTTCGTTCCAATCGCTGATGATCTCCCTGGCCGGCCGCGTCGGCGTGGGCAACATCGCCGGTGTGGCCACCGCGATCGCTTTCGGCGGCCCCGGTGCGGTGTTCTGGATGTGGCTGGTGGCCCTGCTCGGCTCCGCCACCTCCTTCATCGAGTGCTGCCTGGCGCAGATTTACAAGGAGACGGACCGCGACACCGGCGAGTACCGCGGCGGCCCCGCCTACTACATCGAAAAGGCGTACAAGCACACCTCCGCGGCCCCGTTCATGCTGGTCTACGCCATCATCTTCGCGGTGTGCATGCTGCTGGCCACGTCCTACTTCCTGCCGGGTATTCAGGCCAACGGCGTGGCTGCGGCCGTCGATAATGCATGGGGCATCAACATCTGGGTCTCCGCCACCATCATGACCGTGCTGCTCGCGTTCATCATCATCGGCGGTGTCAAGCGCATTGCGAACTTCGCCTCCATGGTTGTGCCGTTCATGGCCGGCATCTACATCATCATTGCCATCGTGGTGCTGTTCGCCAACGCTTCCCAGATTCCCGAGGTCTTCGGCACCATCGTCCGCGCCGCCTTTGACAAGGAAGCCGCGTTCTCCGGCATGCTCGGCGCCGCCATCATGTGGGGCGTCAAGCGCGGCATTTACTCCAACGAGGCCGGCCAGGGCACCGGCCCGCAGTCTGCAGCAGCAGCCGAGGTCTCCCACCCGGCCAAGCAGGGCTTCGTCCAGGCGTTCGCCGTCTACATTGACACCCTGTTCGTCTGCTCCGCCACCGCCTTCATCATCATCTCCACCGACATGTACAAGGTCTTCGAGGGCCAGTCCGAAGACGGTGCGTTGATCTACGAGGGCTCGCTTGCCGACGGCATTCCTGTCGGCCCCGGCTTCGTCCAAGAAGCCCTGAACTCCTTCTCCGCCGGCCTGGGCCCGTCGTTTATCGCCCTGGCGATCATGTTCTTCGCCTTCACCACCGTGCTGGCGTACTACTACATGGCAGAGACCAACTTCACCTACCTGAACCGCTGGGTGAAGAACGAAGGTGCACGTAAGGCCATTATTTGGGTCCTGCGCGCCCTGATCCTCGTGGCTGTCTTCATCGGTGCGACCACCACCCCGGGCACCGCCTGGGCGCTCGGCGACATCGGCGTCGGCGCGACCGCGTGGCTCAACATCGTGGCGATTCTCTTCCTGCAGGTCCCGGCGCTGAAGTGCCTGTGGGATTACCGCCGCCAGAAGAAGGCTGGCATCGACCCGCACTTCGACCCCGAGGCGCTGGGCATTAAGAACGCCGACTTCTGGGTCGAGCGCAAGAACCGCATGATCGAGGCTGGCACTTGGCCGGGCGTTGAGGGCAAGGTTGTCACGACGACCCGCAACAACTAG
- a CDS encoding YjiH family protein: METTDPQPHSRRRFSPAWPVKDLPAGSSVLVDELDNPAFGDGADPTVGAAGESDPKAKGVWRFFVYSAIGIFAFFVPFSINGSKSTILLDHIVTWITTTLGEGTRFLALFAIIAGTVYQFVSGRWKEDYARMAFAALSVLAIVLCAMLTFGFGPAWLFNPDIGPFILDKLVISVGLLIPVGAIFLGLLVGFGLMEFIGVLVQPIMRPVFHTPGKSAVDAVASFLGSYSLGLLITDRMYKNGSYNGREAAIVASGFSTVSATFMVIVAKTLDMMEHWTAYFFITFIITFIVTAITVRIPPTSRIPEDYYPGATPHPEKEITGNRFKAAWREAKLELNRAESLGKVLWANFRDGLIMAVQVTPGIMAVGTIGLVLATYTPVFKVLGVAFYPLVWALQLPDPWATSGALASGLAEMFLPATLSAGSDDMVLKFTVAVVCVSQIFFFSAMVPAVLATDIPLSIWKMVQIWFIRVVLTVLITVPVAHLIF; this comes from the coding sequence ATGGAAACAACCGACCCGCAGCCGCACTCGCGGCGCCGGTTCTCACCTGCTTGGCCGGTCAAGGATTTGCCGGCCGGTTCGAGCGTGCTCGTAGATGAGCTGGACAACCCGGCGTTCGGCGACGGTGCCGACCCCACCGTCGGCGCCGCCGGTGAGTCGGACCCGAAGGCGAAGGGCGTGTGGCGCTTCTTCGTCTACTCCGCCATCGGCATCTTCGCCTTCTTCGTCCCGTTTTCCATCAACGGCTCAAAGTCCACGATCCTGCTGGACCACATCGTCACCTGGATCACCACCACGCTCGGGGAAGGCACCCGCTTCCTGGCGCTGTTCGCCATCATCGCGGGCACGGTCTACCAGTTCGTCTCCGGACGCTGGAAGGAGGACTACGCACGTATGGCGTTCGCCGCGCTGTCGGTGCTGGCCATCGTCTTGTGCGCGATGCTCACTTTCGGCTTCGGCCCGGCGTGGCTGTTCAATCCGGACATCGGCCCGTTCATCCTGGACAAGCTGGTCATCTCCGTCGGCCTGCTCATCCCGGTCGGCGCGATCTTCCTCGGTCTCTTGGTCGGCTTCGGCCTGATGGAGTTCATCGGCGTGCTGGTGCAGCCGATTATGCGCCCGGTGTTCCACACCCCGGGCAAGTCCGCGGTGGATGCGGTGGCGTCGTTTTTGGGTTCGTACTCGCTCGGCCTGCTTATCACGGACCGCATGTACAAAAACGGCAGCTACAACGGCCGTGAGGCGGCGATTGTCGCGTCGGGCTTTTCCACTGTGTCCGCGACGTTCATGGTGATCGTGGCCAAGACGTTGGACATGATGGAGCACTGGACGGCGTACTTCTTCATCACCTTCATCATCACGTTCATCGTCACCGCGATCACGGTGCGCATCCCCCCGACGTCGCGCATCCCCGAGGACTACTACCCGGGCGCCACCCCGCACCCGGAAAAGGAGATCACGGGCAACCGTTTCAAGGCGGCGTGGCGCGAGGCGAAGCTGGAGCTCAACCGCGCCGAGTCCTTGGGCAAGGTGCTGTGGGCGAACTTCCGCGACGGGTTGATCATGGCTGTGCAGGTCACCCCGGGCATCATGGCCGTGGGCACGATCGGCCTGGTGCTGGCCACCTACACCCCGGTGTTCAAGGTGCTCGGAGTGGCGTTCTACCCGCTGGTGTGGGCACTGCAGCTGCCGGATCCGTGGGCGACCTCGGGCGCGCTGGCGTCGGGCCTGGCGGAGATGTTCCTGCCGGCCACGCTTTCCGCGGGTTCGGACGACATGGTGCTGAAGTTCACCGTCGCCGTGGTCTGCGTGAGCCAGATCTTCTTCTTCTCGGCGATGGTGCCGGCGGTGCTGGCCACCGACATTCCGCTGAGCATCTGGAAGATGGTGCAGATCTGGTTCATCCGCGTGGTGCTCACCGTGCTGATCACGGTGCCGGTGGCGCACCTGATCTTCTAG
- the hutG gene encoding formimidoylglutamase yields the protein MNTVTADLFTPASDWSGRDDGPGPEHARWHSVVDTAAAPTEGAVHLIGYASDEGVERNGGRQGAAKGPEALRAALGSLAVHEASTLIDAGTVTTQNDDLEGSQRELSDRVRDLVGAQGAEGMTVVLGGGHETSFATHRGAYEAIGPMQVINFDAHFDLRSATRPTSGTPFRQIAGLVGDDFDYSVFGISKPNNTKVLFDTAAELGVTTVLDTELAEMTVREAAERALAAVEGDLPIHLSIDLDVLPAAVAPGVSAPAGFGVEYATLRAMVAAVAATGRVALLDVVELNPDFDVDNRTAKAAARLVDDAVVGAKLRR from the coding sequence ATGAATACCGTTACCGCTGATCTTTTCACCCCCGCATCCGACTGGTCCGGCCGCGACGACGGCCCTGGCCCCGAGCACGCGCGCTGGCACAGCGTCGTGGACACCGCCGCCGCGCCGACCGAAGGGGCGGTGCACCTGATCGGTTACGCCTCCGACGAGGGCGTCGAGCGCAACGGCGGCCGCCAGGGCGCGGCGAAGGGTCCGGAGGCGTTGCGCGCCGCACTCGGCTCGCTCGCGGTGCACGAGGCAAGCACGCTTATCGACGCCGGTACCGTCACCACCCAAAACGACGACCTCGAAGGCTCCCAGCGCGAGCTGTCCGACCGGGTGCGCGACCTCGTCGGCGCCCAGGGCGCTGAAGGCATGACCGTCGTGCTCGGCGGCGGGCATGAAACCTCCTTTGCCACCCACCGAGGCGCCTACGAAGCCATCGGCCCGATGCAGGTGATCAACTTCGACGCCCACTTCGACCTGCGCTCCGCCACCCGCCCCACCTCCGGCACCCCCTTCCGGCAGATCGCGGGCCTGGTCGGCGACGACTTCGACTACTCCGTATTCGGCATTTCCAAGCCCAACAACACCAAGGTGCTGTTCGACACCGCTGCCGAGCTTGGCGTGACCACCGTGCTCGACACCGAGTTGGCGGAAATGACCGTGCGCGAGGCCGCCGAGCGCGCCCTGGCCGCAGTGGAGGGCGACCTGCCCATCCACCTCTCCATCGACCTGGACGTCCTGCCTGCCGCCGTGGCTCCGGGCGTGTCCGCCCCCGCCGGCTTCGGCGTGGAGTACGCCACGCTGCGTGCCATGGTCGCCGCGGTGGCGGCCACCGGGCGTGTGGCGCTGCTGGACGTGGTCGAGCTCAACCCCGACTTCGACGTAGATAACCGCACCGCCAAGGCCGCCGCGCGGCTCGTTGACGATGCGGTGGTGGGTGCGAAGCTGCGTCGATAA
- a CDS encoding IclR family transcriptional regulator has protein sequence MNKPQVPAAHNVLRILALLSTTDAPISATRIQRELSLPRSTTYHLLRELEDSGFVVHLHKPSTYGLGLASYRMAQAYTTQQPLVRLATKPLARIAQLAGGSAHLTRLAGSEIVYLHEVRAPGAVSLVTEVGVRLPSLLTASGRIMLAHLPEAELRAAYSSSGERRRYSEVKQELSAYRRQGFATEREAISRGQESVAVAVLDHVARPAAALAVTFPVGSADTQLLVTALAEAASGLREQFFGNV, from the coding sequence ATGAATAAGCCCCAGGTCCCCGCCGCGCACAACGTCCTGCGCATCCTGGCGCTGTTGTCCACCACGGACGCGCCGATTTCCGCCACCCGCATCCAGCGCGAGTTATCTCTGCCGCGGTCCACCACCTACCACCTGCTGCGCGAGCTGGAAGATTCCGGGTTTGTTGTGCACCTGCACAAGCCGAGCACGTACGGGTTGGGGCTCGCTTCCTACCGGATGGCGCAGGCCTACACCACGCAGCAGCCGCTGGTGCGCTTGGCTACGAAGCCGCTGGCGCGCATCGCCCAGCTCGCGGGCGGTTCGGCGCACTTGACGCGCCTGGCGGGCTCGGAGATTGTGTACCTGCACGAGGTTCGCGCTCCCGGCGCGGTATCGCTGGTCACTGAGGTGGGGGTGCGCCTGCCGTCGCTGCTGACCGCTTCGGGGCGCATCATGCTGGCGCATCTGCCGGAGGCGGAGCTGCGCGCGGCCTATAGCTCCTCGGGCGAGCGCCGCCGCTACAGCGAGGTCAAGCAGGAGCTTTCTGCCTATCGACGCCAAGGGTTCGCCACCGAGCGCGAAGCCATCTCCCGAGGCCAGGAGTCCGTGGCGGTTGCGGTGCTCGACCACGTGGCTCGCCCCGCAGCGGCGCTGGCGGTGACGTTTCCCGTTGGCAGCGCGGACACGCAGCTCCTGGTCACAGCGTTGGCGGAGGCGGCGTCTGGGCTACGAGAACAATTCTTCGGAAATGTGTGA
- the hutH gene encoding histidine ammonia-lyase: MTQTVAVGIGALSVENVVAVARHGAEVAIDPAALEEIAATRQRVEELAADPTPVYGVSTGFGALATKHIPEDMRAQLQVSLVRSHAAGSGPEVEDEVIRALMLLRLSTLCTGRTGVRPVVAETYAAALNAGITPVVREYGSLGCSGDLAPLAHCALALLGEGEVRVRGGEIVPAAEALAEAGIEPLVLREKEGLALINGTDGMLGMLCLAIADLREAAKVSDIATAMSVEGLNGTLSVFDDDLQQLRPHPGQADSAYNIRTVAANSPILAAALEGFKANDVQDAYSIRCTPQVAGGFRDTLDHVTTVANRELAAANDNPVVAKDGRVASNGNFHGAPVAYVLDFLAIVVADLASISERRSDRFLDPARNRGLNAFLADDPGVDSGHMIAQYTQAGIVGELKRNAVPASADSIPSSAMQEDHVSMGWSAGRKLRRSIDGLQRVLAVEILTAARALDMREGNPSAGTGAAVSALRTRVAGPSTDRFLAPEIEQSVQLVKGGDYVGAVEAVVGQLR; this comes from the coding sequence ATGACACAAACAGTTGCTGTAGGAATTGGGGCCCTGTCCGTGGAGAACGTTGTGGCCGTCGCCCGCCACGGCGCCGAGGTCGCCATCGACCCGGCCGCGTTGGAAGAAATCGCCGCCACCCGTCAGCGAGTGGAGGAACTCGCCGCAGACCCCACCCCGGTCTACGGCGTGTCCACGGGCTTCGGCGCCCTGGCTACCAAGCACATCCCGGAAGACATGCGCGCCCAGCTGCAGGTCTCGCTTGTGCGCTCCCACGCCGCAGGCTCCGGCCCGGAGGTGGAAGACGAGGTCATCCGCGCCCTGATGCTGCTGCGCCTGTCCACCCTGTGCACCGGCCGCACCGGCGTGCGCCCGGTGGTGGCAGAAACGTACGCGGCGGCCCTCAACGCCGGCATCACCCCGGTGGTTCGCGAGTACGGTTCGCTGGGCTGCTCCGGCGACCTCGCGCCCCTGGCACACTGCGCGCTGGCGCTGCTCGGCGAGGGCGAGGTCCGCGTCCGCGGCGGTGAGATCGTCCCGGCCGCCGAAGCGTTGGCCGAGGCTGGCATCGAACCGCTCGTGCTGCGCGAGAAGGAAGGCCTGGCGCTAATCAACGGCACCGACGGCATGCTCGGCATGCTGTGCCTGGCCATCGCCGACCTGCGCGAGGCAGCCAAAGTCTCCGACATCGCCACCGCCATGAGCGTGGAGGGCCTCAACGGCACCCTGTCCGTCTTCGACGACGACCTGCAGCAGCTGCGCCCCCACCCGGGCCAGGCCGACTCCGCCTACAACATCCGCACCGTCGCAGCTAACTCGCCGATCCTCGCCGCCGCGCTCGAGGGGTTCAAGGCCAACGACGTCCAAGACGCCTACTCCATCCGCTGCACCCCGCAGGTCGCCGGCGGGTTCCGCGACACCCTCGACCACGTCACCACCGTGGCCAACCGTGAGCTTGCCGCCGCCAACGACAACCCAGTGGTGGCCAAGGACGGCCGGGTGGCCTCCAACGGCAACTTTCACGGCGCGCCCGTGGCCTACGTGCTGGACTTTTTGGCCATTGTGGTGGCGGACTTGGCGTCGATAAGCGAGCGCCGCTCCGACCGCTTCCTCGACCCCGCACGCAACCGCGGCCTCAACGCCTTCCTTGCGGACGACCCCGGCGTGGACTCCGGCCACATGATCGCCCAGTACACCCAGGCAGGCATCGTCGGCGAGCTCAAGCGCAACGCGGTGCCCGCTTCCGCGGATTCCATCCCCTCGTCGGCGATGCAGGAAGACCACGTCTCCATGGGCTGGTCCGCCGGGCGCAAGCTGCGCCGCAGCATCGACGGGCTGCAGCGCGTGCTCGCCGTGGAGATCCTCACCGCCGCGCGCGCCCTGGACATGCGCGAAGGCAATCCGTCCGCCGGAACCGGCGCGGCGGTGTCTGCCCTGCGCACGCGCGTGGCAGGTCCCAGCACCGACCGCTTCCTCGCCCCCGAGATCGAGCAGTCCGTGCAGCTGGTCAAGGGCGGCGACTACGTCGGGGCGGTGGAGGCCGTGGTAGGCCAGCTGCGGTAG
- the hutU gene encoding urocanate hydratase: MAKNWSEGAREVRSPRGTEISAKSWQTEAPLRMLQNNLDPEVAERPDDLVVYGGTGRAARSWEAFDAIVETLKDLESDETLLVQSGKPVGVWKTNEWAPRVLIANSNLVGDWANWEHFRKLEDEGLMMYGQMTAGSWIYIATQGILQGTYETFAAVAKKRFDGTLAGTLTLTGGCGGMGGAQPLSVTLNGGACLIVDVDEARLKRRQSKRYLDEVTTDLEEAIKLVTEAKDEKRALSVGLVGNAAEIFPEMLRRHRAGEFTVDIVTDQTSAHDPLSYLPSEIPFEDWNNEADSDPTTFTKKSRESMAAQVQAMVEFQDEGAEVFDYGNSIRDEARKAGYNRAFEFPGFVPAYIRPLFCEGLGPFRWVALSGDPEDIKVTDQAIKEAFPDNEHLHRWLDAAEEYVEFEGLPARICWLGYGERAKAGVIFNNLVKEGKVKAPIVIGRDHLDSGSVASPYRETESMLDGTDAVADWPLLNAMTAVSGGATWVSIHHGGGVGMGRSIHTGQVTVADGTELAEAKLKAVLTNDPGMGVIRHVDAGYTRANEVAEERGVRIPMEFKARD; this comes from the coding sequence ATGGCGAAGAACTGGTCCGAGGGCGCACGCGAGGTCCGCTCCCCGCGCGGCACGGAGATCTCCGCGAAGTCTTGGCAGACCGAGGCTCCGCTGCGCATGCTGCAGAACAACCTCGACCCGGAGGTTGCGGAGCGCCCCGATGACCTCGTCGTCTACGGCGGCACCGGCCGCGCCGCTCGTAGCTGGGAGGCGTTCGACGCGATTGTGGAGACCCTGAAGGACCTCGAATCCGACGAGACCCTGCTGGTCCAGTCTGGCAAGCCGGTGGGCGTGTGGAAGACCAACGAGTGGGCGCCGCGCGTGCTCATCGCCAACTCCAACCTGGTCGGCGACTGGGCGAACTGGGAGCACTTCCGCAAGCTCGAGGACGAGGGTCTGATGATGTACGGCCAGATGACGGCCGGCTCCTGGATCTACATCGCCACCCAGGGCATCCTGCAGGGCACCTACGAGACCTTCGCGGCCGTTGCCAAGAAGCGTTTCGACGGCACGCTGGCCGGCACCCTGACCCTGACCGGCGGCTGCGGCGGCATGGGCGGCGCACAGCCGCTGTCCGTCACCCTGAACGGCGGCGCCTGCCTGATCGTGGATGTGGATGAGGCCCGCCTGAAGCGCCGCCAGTCCAAGCGCTACCTCGACGAGGTCACCACCGACCTCGAGGAAGCGATCAAGCTGGTCACCGAGGCGAAGGACGAGAAGCGCGCGCTGTCCGTGGGCCTTGTGGGCAACGCCGCGGAGATCTTCCCGGAGATGCTGCGCCGCCACCGCGCGGGCGAGTTCACCGTCGACATCGTCACCGACCAGACCTCCGCACACGATCCGCTGTCCTACCTGCCGTCTGAGATCCCGTTCGAGGACTGGAACAACGAGGCAGATTCGGACCCGACCACCTTCACCAAGAAGTCCCGCGAGTCCATGGCCGCCCAGGTGCAGGCCATGGTCGAGTTCCAGGACGAGGGCGCCGAGGTGTTCGACTACGGCAACTCCATCCGCGACGAGGCCCGCAAGGCCGGCTACAACCGCGCCTTCGAGTTCCCGGGCTTCGTCCCGGCCTACATCCGCCCGCTGTTCTGTGAGGGCCTCGGCCCCTTCCGCTGGGTTGCCCTTTCCGGCGACCCGGAGGACATCAAGGTCACCGACCAGGCCATCAAGGAAGCCTTCCCGGACAACGAGCACCTGCACCGCTGGCTGGACGCCGCCGAGGAGTACGTCGAGTTCGAGGGCCTGCCGGCGCGTATCTGCTGGCTGGGCTACGGCGAGCGCGCCAAGGCCGGCGTGATCTTCAACAACCTGGTCAAGGAGGGCAAGGTCAAGGCCCCGATCGTCATCGGCCGCGACCACCTGGATTCCGGCTCCGTGGCGTCGCCGTACCGCGAGACCGAGTCCATGCTCGACGGCACCGACGCCGTTGCGGACTGGCCGCTGCTCAACGCCATGACCGCCGTTTCCGGCGGCGCCACCTGGGTGTCCATCCACCACGGCGGCGGCGTGGGCATGGGCCGTTCCATCCACACCGGCCAGGTCACCGTGGCTGACGGCACCGAGCTCGCCGAGGCGAAGCTCAAGGCCGTGCTCACCAACGACCCGGGCATGGGTGTGATCCGCCACGTCGACGCCGGCTACACCCGCGCAAACGAGGTGGCCGAGGAGCGCGGCGTGCGCATCCCGATGGAGTTCAAGGCACGCGACTAA
- the hutI gene encoding imidazolonepropionase: MSTFITGISELRTVSELGTIKDAALLINDGVIAWVGPADQAPEEAKQAETVDVDKRAVLPGWVDSHTHMVFDGNRAEEFEARMAGESYAAGGIAVTMEATRSAGEERLDKLVAERVSAGHALGTTTFETKTGYGLNVESEAEAARVASRHVDEVTFLGAHLVPPEADAEEYVEQVVGPMLDAVKDHVQWIDVFCERGAFNEEQSRRVLEAGKKAGLGVRVHGNQLGEGPGVKLAVEMGAASVDHVNYLSDEDIKLLADSDTVATLLPACDLSTREELAPGRKLIDAGATVAIASNLNPGTSFTSSMNFCVTTAVLQQRLTLDEAIEAATTGGAKALRRHNVGNGKDPQGRPAKGTLVPGAAADLHILDAENAINLAYRPGMPITWQTWVAGEKVYG; the protein is encoded by the coding sequence ATGAGCACCTTCATCACCGGTATTTCCGAGCTGCGCACCGTCTCCGAGCTCGGCACCATCAAAGACGCGGCATTGCTGATCAACGATGGCGTGATCGCCTGGGTCGGTCCCGCCGACCAGGCGCCCGAGGAGGCGAAGCAGGCGGAAACTGTAGACGTCGACAAGCGTGCTGTACTGCCTGGCTGGGTGGACTCGCACACCCACATGGTCTTCGACGGCAACCGCGCCGAGGAATTCGAAGCGCGCATGGCCGGCGAGTCCTACGCCGCTGGCGGCATCGCCGTGACCATGGAAGCGACCCGCTCTGCCGGCGAGGAGCGCCTGGACAAACTGGTCGCAGAACGCGTCTCCGCAGGCCACGCGCTGGGCACCACCACCTTCGAAACCAAGACCGGCTACGGCCTCAACGTCGAATCCGAGGCAGAGGCCGCGCGTGTGGCCTCCCGCCACGTGGACGAGGTCACCTTCCTCGGCGCCCACCTCGTGCCGCCGGAGGCAGACGCAGAGGAATACGTCGAGCAGGTCGTCGGCCCGATGCTCGACGCGGTGAAGGACCACGTGCAGTGGATCGACGTGTTCTGCGAGCGCGGCGCGTTCAACGAGGAGCAGTCCCGCCGCGTCCTCGAGGCCGGCAAGAAGGCCGGGCTCGGTGTGCGCGTGCACGGCAACCAGCTCGGCGAAGGCCCGGGCGTGAAGCTCGCCGTGGAGATGGGCGCGGCCAGCGTGGACCACGTGAACTACCTGTCGGACGAGGACATCAAGCTGCTCGCCGACTCCGACACCGTGGCCACGCTGCTGCCCGCCTGCGACCTGTCCACCCGCGAGGAGCTCGCCCCCGGCCGCAAGCTCATCGACGCCGGCGCGACCGTGGCCATCGCCTCCAACCTCAACCCGGGCACGAGCTTTACCTCCTCGATGAACTTCTGCGTCACCACCGCAGTGCTGCAGCAGCGCCTCACCCTCGACGAGGCCATCGAGGCCGCAACCACTGGCGGAGCCAAAGCCTTGCGACGCCACAATGTCGGCAACGGCAAGGACCCCCAAGGCCGCCCCGCGAAGGGCACCCTCGTCCCCGGCGCGGCAGCCGACCTGCACATCCTCGACGCGGAAAACGCCATCAACCTGGCGTACCGCCCGGGCATGCCGATTACCTGGCAGACCTGGGTGGCGGGCGAGAAGGTCTACGGCTAG
- a CDS encoding ABC transporter ATP-binding protein, protein MATVEFRQASRIYDPSRPPAVSRVSLDIADGEFLVLVGPSGCGKSTTLRMLAGLEPVDEGQVFIDGKDVTETRPRDRDVAMVFQSYALYPNMTARQNMAFALENAKVDKATIAERVDFAAKMLELEDLIDKKPAAMSGGQRQRVAMGRAIVRQPKVFLMDEPLSNLDAKLRVSTRAQILQLQRRLGTTTVYVTHDQTEAMTMGDRVCVLKKGILQQVDTPTNLYNNPGNTFVATFIGSPAMTLIENVPFIDGHVVGGKGHALDYYIPRELAAKVDSERVIVGVRPENWEIVGVNQPGEHYGLPVQVDIVEHLGSELYVYGHRQESADDVIAVRGDRITVKVPRGIEVDQGDTIYLRPMEGGVVFFDPETEINYDYL, encoded by the coding sequence ATGGCAACCGTTGAGTTCCGCCAAGCGTCCCGTATCTACGACCCGTCACGCCCTCCCGCAGTCAGCCGCGTGAGCCTGGACATCGCCGACGGCGAATTCCTGGTCCTCGTCGGACCGTCCGGCTGCGGAAAGTCCACGACCTTGCGCATGCTCGCAGGACTGGAGCCGGTTGATGAAGGGCAGGTCTTCATCGACGGCAAGGACGTAACGGAAACGCGTCCGCGTGACCGCGACGTTGCCATGGTGTTTCAGTCGTACGCGCTGTACCCGAACATGACTGCGCGCCAGAACATGGCGTTCGCGCTGGAAAACGCCAAGGTGGATAAGGCAACCATCGCGGAGCGCGTGGACTTCGCGGCAAAGATGCTGGAGCTTGAAGACCTCATCGACAAGAAGCCGGCAGCAATGTCGGGCGGCCAACGGCAACGCGTGGCCATGGGACGCGCGATCGTGCGCCAGCCCAAGGTGTTCCTCATGGACGAGCCGCTGTCCAACCTCGACGCGAAGCTGCGCGTGTCCACCCGCGCGCAGATCCTCCAGTTGCAGCGCAGGCTCGGCACGACCACGGTTTACGTCACCCACGACCAGACTGAGGCAATGACGATGGGCGACCGCGTCTGCGTGCTGAAAAAGGGCATCCTCCAGCAGGTGGACACCCCGACGAACCTGTACAACAACCCCGGCAACACCTTTGTGGCTACCTTCATCGGCTCGCCCGCCATGACGTTGATCGAAAACGTGCCGTTCATCGACGGGCACGTCGTCGGCGGCAAGGGCCACGCGCTGGACTACTACATCCCCCGCGAGTTGGCGGCGAAGGTTGATTCCGAGCGCGTGATTGTCGGCGTGCGACCCGAAAACTGGGAGATCGTCGGCGTGAACCAGCCCGGGGAGCACTACGGACTGCCCGTGCAGGTGGACATCGTGGAGCACCTCGGCTCGGAGCTGTACGTCTACGGCCACCGGCAGGAGAGCGCTGACGACGTCATCGCCGTGCGCGGCGACCGCATCACGGTGAAAGTCCCACGCGGTATCGAGGTCGACCAGGGTGACACCATCTACCTGCGGCCGATGGAAGGCGGGGTTGTCTTCTTCGACCCCGAGACAGAGATCAATTACGACTACCTCTGA